One Streptomyces sp. CNQ-509 DNA window includes the following coding sequences:
- a CDS encoding GNAT family N-acetyltransferase, whose product MDKQVQNFAVANLRRRPDVVETGGFVAGFAADTDSPYLNYATPLPGTAPTPADVAALVGAFRERGLLPRLEFAPQAAPLVAGALRAAGFATEAVHEYLVCTPHTYTAPLPGGSHPRVETPTTDAEFRALDAALAEAFGGAFAASAEGAARLRRLGEDGGEVRFVRAGDGGCAGGATCSPPAEDTAELAGVGTRPAHRRRGVAAAVTAALTAAIFERGAGSVWLESSGAGSRGTYTRVGYRPGGTRLYVSLPD is encoded by the coding sequence ATGGACAAGCAGGTCCAGAACTTCGCCGTCGCCAACCTCCGCCGCCGCCCCGACGTCGTCGAGACCGGCGGCTTCGTCGCCGGCTTCGCCGCCGACACCGACAGCCCTTACCTCAACTACGCGACCCCGCTGCCCGGCACCGCCCCCACCCCCGCCGACGTCGCCGCGCTCGTGGGCGCGTTCCGGGAGCGGGGGCTGCTGCCGCGGCTGGAGTTCGCGCCGCAGGCCGCGCCGCTGGTGGCGGGGGCGCTGCGGGCGGCGGGGTTCGCGACGGAGGCCGTGCACGAATACCTCGTCTGCACCCCGCACACGTACACCGCTCCCCTGCCCGGCGGCAGTCACCCGCGGGTGGAGACCCCCACCACCGACGCGGAGTTCCGGGCGCTGGACGCGGCGCTCGCCGAGGCGTTCGGCGGCGCCTTCGCCGCGTCCGCGGAAGGCGCGGCGCGGCTGCGGCGGCTGGGGGAGGACGGCGGGGAGGTGCGGTTCGTACGGGCCGGGGACGGCGGCTGCGCCGGCGGCGCGACGTGCTCGCCGCCGGCCGAGGACACCGCCGAACTCGCCGGCGTCGGCACCCGCCCCGCGCACCGGCGCCGCGGCGTCGCGGCGGCGGTGACCGCGGCGCTGACGGCGGCGATATTCGAGCGCGGGGCGGGGTCGGTGTGGCTGGAGTCCTCCGGTGCGGGCTCCCGCGGCACGTACACCCGCGTCGGCTACCGCCCCGGCGGCACCCGCCTGTACGTCTCCCTGCCCGACTAG
- a CDS encoding DUF4240 domain-containing protein, with protein MDIDRFWHLVESARSSAAADGVPFDEALVGLLAGLPRQEILAYAERFGEVHGALYRWDVWAAAYLIGGGCSDDSFMAFRAGVISLGREWYERAVAAPDSLAEHPAVAEAARDGHDEVLFHEEVNYAAGAAFERLTGSRDAFHEAWAEYRPADGEAGTAPDMGEDFDFDDDGEMQKRLPRLARLYLGAADRA; from the coding sequence ATGGACATCGACCGGTTCTGGCATCTCGTCGAATCGGCGCGCTCCTCCGCGGCGGCGGACGGCGTGCCCTTCGACGAGGCGCTCGTGGGGCTCCTCGCGGGACTCCCCCGGCAGGAGATCCTGGCGTACGCGGAGCGGTTCGGCGAGGTGCACGGTGCCCTGTACCGCTGGGACGTGTGGGCGGCGGCGTATCTCATCGGCGGGGGCTGCTCGGACGACAGCTTCATGGCCTTCCGCGCCGGGGTGATATCCCTCGGCCGCGAGTGGTACGAGCGCGCCGTGGCCGCGCCGGACAGCCTCGCCGAGCACCCGGCCGTCGCCGAGGCCGCGCGGGACGGCCACGACGAGGTCCTGTTCCACGAGGAGGTGAACTACGCGGCGGGCGCCGCCTTCGAGCGGCTGACGGGCAGCAGGGACGCCTTCCACGAGGCGTGGGCGGAGTACCGGCCGGCGGACGGCGAGGCCGGCACGGCACCCGACATGGGGGAGGACTTCGACTTCGACGACGACGGGGAGATGCAGAAACGCCTGCCACGCCTCGCCCGCCTCTACCTGGGCGCGGCCGACCGGGCGTAG
- the thiC gene encoding phosphomethylpyrimidine synthase ThiC has protein sequence MTVSDARTPATGDSAESAKSAETSAIGWHKDHLEHPARPDIRVPVRRVHLTNGQDVTLYDTSGPYTDPTTDTDVRRGLTPLRDNWIIARGDTEEYPGRPPRPEDDGLKHTSPRGGLRNLDAVFPGRPRQPRRARGAAVTQLAYARRGEITAEMEFVALRERVEPAFVRDEIAAGRAVLPANVNHPESEPMIIGKNFLVKVNANIGNSAVTSSIEEEVEKMTWATRWGADTVMDLSTGRNIHTTREWILRNSPVPIGTVPLYQALEKVDGRAEELSWDVYKDTVLEQCEQGVDYMTVHAGVLLRYVPLTARRKTGIVSRGGSIMAAWCLAHHRESFLYTHFDELCEILAAYDVTFSLGDGLRPGSIADANDEAQFAELRTLGELNRIAKSHGVQTMIEGPGHVPMHKIKENVDLQQEICEEAPFYTLGPLATDIAPAYDHITSGIGAAMIAWWGTAMLCYVTPKEHLGLPDRDDVKTGVITYKIAAHAADLAKGHPGAQDWDDALSDARFEFRWEDQFNLALDPDTAREFHDATLPAEPAKTAHFCSMCGPKFCSMKISRNITERFGSDDQAELTAEEIERGMLEKSREFAATGNRVYLPLAD, from the coding sequence ATGACCGTTTCGGATGCACGTACGCCCGCCACCGGGGACTCCGCGGAATCCGCGAAGTCCGCGGAAACCAGCGCGATCGGCTGGCACAAGGACCACCTCGAGCACCCCGCACGGCCCGACATCAGGGTCCCGGTGCGGCGCGTGCACCTCACCAACGGCCAGGACGTGACGCTGTACGACACGTCCGGGCCGTACACCGACCCGACCACCGACACCGACGTACGCCGCGGGCTCACCCCGCTGCGCGACAACTGGATCATCGCCCGCGGCGACACCGAGGAGTACCCGGGCCGCCCGCCCCGCCCCGAGGACGACGGCCTCAAACACACCTCGCCCCGCGGCGGCCTGCGCAACCTCGACGCCGTCTTCCCCGGCCGTCCGCGCCAGCCGCGGCGCGCCCGCGGCGCGGCCGTCACCCAACTCGCGTACGCCAGACGCGGGGAGATCACCGCCGAGATGGAGTTCGTCGCGCTCCGCGAGCGCGTCGAGCCCGCCTTCGTCCGCGACGAGATCGCGGCCGGCCGCGCCGTGCTCCCCGCGAACGTCAACCACCCCGAGTCCGAACCGATGATCATCGGCAAGAACTTCCTGGTGAAGGTGAACGCCAACATCGGCAACTCGGCCGTCACCTCCTCCATCGAGGAGGAGGTGGAGAAGATGACGTGGGCCACCCGCTGGGGCGCCGACACGGTCATGGACCTGTCCACCGGCCGCAACATCCACACCACCCGCGAGTGGATCCTGCGCAACTCCCCCGTGCCCATCGGCACCGTGCCGCTCTACCAGGCACTGGAGAAGGTCGACGGCCGCGCCGAGGAACTGAGCTGGGACGTCTACAAGGACACCGTCCTCGAACAGTGCGAGCAGGGCGTCGACTACATGACCGTCCACGCCGGCGTCCTGCTGCGCTACGTCCCGCTCACCGCCCGCCGCAAGACGGGCATCGTCTCCCGCGGCGGCTCCATCATGGCCGCCTGGTGCCTGGCCCACCACCGGGAGTCGTTCCTCTACACCCACTTCGACGAGCTGTGCGAGATCCTCGCCGCGTACGACGTGACGTTCTCCCTCGGCGACGGCCTGCGCCCCGGCTCGATCGCCGACGCCAACGACGAGGCGCAGTTCGCGGAGCTGCGCACGCTCGGCGAACTGAACCGGATCGCGAAGTCCCACGGCGTGCAGACCATGATCGAGGGCCCGGGACACGTCCCGATGCACAAGATCAAGGAGAACGTCGACCTCCAGCAGGAGATCTGCGAAGAGGCCCCGTTCTACACCCTCGGCCCCCTGGCCACCGACATCGCGCCCGCCTACGACCACATCACGTCCGGCATCGGCGCGGCGATGATCGCCTGGTGGGGCACGGCGATGCTCTGCTACGTCACCCCGAAGGAACACCTCGGCCTCCCGGACCGCGACGACGTCAAGACCGGCGTCATCACGTACAAGATCGCCGCCCACGCCGCGGACCTCGCCAAGGGCCACCCGGGCGCCCAGGACTGGGACGACGCCCTGTCCGACGCCCGCTTCGAGTTCCGCTGGGAGGACCAGTTCAACCTGGCCCTGGACCCGGACACGGCCCGCGAGTTCCACGACGCGACCCTCCCGGCGGAGCCGGCGAAGACGGCCCACTTCTGCTCGATGTGCGGCCCGAAGTTCTGCTCGATGAAGATCAGCAGGAACATCACGGAACGCTTCGGCTCCGACGACCAGGCGGAGCTGACCGCGGAGGAGATCGAACGCGGCATGCTGGAGAAGTCCAGGGAGTTCGCCGCCACGGGCAACCGCGTCTATCTGCCTCTCGCGGACTGA
- a CDS encoding YibE/F family protein yields MTHAHSHHHGVPAPPASHRLRRVIAAVLVPFALAVLAGLIALWPGSEPAGERSGIGFDQERQRAKVTKVEEVKCADVGAQIQEQGPPGGGGDTDEPRPDEDAVCEQATIEVTSGKHAGRAFTEIVAPDASRRYEVGQELVVSYSPKAPRELQYAVSDVVRTVPMTALALLFAVAVVVVGRLRGLAALAALAVSFAILILFILPAILDGSNPLVVAVVGGSAIMLIALYLCHGFNVRTSVAALGTLVSLLLIGLLGSLFIGWSKLTGNTDDFTGLIHTQYPDIDMSGLLLAGVLIGSLGVLDDVTVTQASAVWELRQADPSASWRKLYASAMRIGRDHIASVVNTLVLAYAGAALPLLLLFTIADQGVGTVATSEFVAEEIVRTLVGSIGLVASVPLTTGLAALVVSADRRHGAGPGSGPGPGPGPGPVPGAEPGGSWGPGAGTGTGADPRTGPGWGQGAPGDPGGRAAGTGSGAAAAPPEGRSRRRGGGGRRRRR; encoded by the coding sequence GTGACACATGCGCACAGCCACCACCACGGCGTCCCCGCCCCGCCCGCCTCGCACCGGCTGCGCAGGGTGATCGCCGCGGTGCTCGTCCCCTTCGCGCTGGCGGTGCTCGCCGGGCTGATCGCGCTCTGGCCGGGGAGTGAACCGGCGGGCGAGCGCAGCGGCATCGGCTTCGACCAGGAGCGGCAGCGGGCGAAGGTCACGAAGGTCGAGGAGGTGAAGTGCGCGGACGTGGGCGCACAGATCCAGGAGCAGGGACCGCCGGGCGGCGGGGGCGACACCGACGAGCCGCGGCCCGACGAGGACGCGGTGTGCGAGCAGGCGACGATCGAGGTGACGTCGGGCAAGCACGCCGGGCGGGCCTTCACGGAGATCGTCGCGCCCGACGCGTCCCGGCGGTACGAGGTGGGGCAGGAGCTCGTCGTCTCCTACTCGCCGAAGGCGCCGCGCGAGCTGCAGTACGCCGTCTCCGACGTGGTACGCACCGTGCCGATGACGGCGCTGGCGCTGCTGTTCGCGGTGGCGGTGGTCGTCGTCGGGCGGCTGCGCGGGCTCGCGGCGCTCGCGGCGCTCGCGGTGAGCTTCGCGATCCTGATCCTTTTCATCCTGCCGGCGATCCTCGACGGGTCGAACCCGCTGGTGGTGGCGGTGGTCGGGGGCAGCGCCATCATGCTGATCGCGCTCTATCTGTGTCACGGCTTCAACGTGCGTACGTCGGTGGCCGCCCTGGGCACGCTCGTGTCGCTGCTGCTGATCGGGCTGCTGGGGTCGCTGTTCATCGGCTGGTCGAAACTGACCGGGAACACCGACGACTTCACGGGGCTCATCCACACCCAGTACCCGGACATCGACATGAGCGGGCTGCTGCTCGCGGGGGTGCTGATCGGCTCGCTCGGAGTGCTCGACGACGTGACGGTGACGCAGGCGTCCGCGGTGTGGGAGCTGCGGCAGGCCGATCCGTCGGCGTCGTGGCGGAAGTTGTACGCGTCCGCGATGCGGATCGGGCGCGATCACATCGCGTCGGTGGTGAACACGCTGGTCCTCGCGTACGCGGGGGCGGCGCTGCCGCTGTTGCTGCTCTTCACGATCGCCGACCAGGGCGTCGGCACGGTGGCGACGAGCGAGTTCGTCGCCGAGGAGATCGTACGGACCCTCGTGGGCAGCATCGGGCTGGTCGCGTCGGTGCCGCTGACGACGGGGCTCGCGGCGCTCGTCGTCTCCGCCGACCGCCGCCACGGGGCGGGGCCGGGATCGGGACCGGGACCGGGACCGGGACCGGGACCGGTGCCGGGTGCGGAACCGGGCGGGAGCTGGGGCCCGGGTGCCGGTACGGGTACGGGAGCGGATCCGCGTACGGGACCGGGTTGGGGGCAGGGTGCCCCTGGGGACCCCGGGGGCCGGGCGGCGGGCACGGGCTCCGGCGCTGCCGCGGCTCCCCCCGAGGGCCGCTCCCGCCGCCGGGGCGGCGGCGGACGGCGGCGCCGGAGGTAG
- a CDS encoding DUF5326 family protein, whose protein sequence is MKEITAGLPWWVTWVLIPAIVLVVFGSLIMALVGFIIGLLFKVLLAAALIAGAIFLVRKFMTASSSKNDW, encoded by the coding sequence GTGAAAGAGATCACCGCGGGACTGCCGTGGTGGGTGACGTGGGTGCTGATCCCGGCGATCGTGCTGGTGGTCTTCGGCAGCCTGATCATGGCGCTGGTCGGCTTCATCATCGGCCTGCTCTTCAAGGTGCTGCTGGCCGCGGCGCTGATCGCGGGTGCGATCTTCCTGGTGCGGAAGTTCATGACCGCGTCGTCGTCGAAGAACGACTGGTAG
- a CDS encoding cupin domain-containing protein, with product MKAFRLDDLEAERRANDGAYLQFVRERNMSVGLYALDAGASDPQQPHRQDEVYVIMSGRGSVTVGDETLQVGRGCVVYVPAGVPHRFHHITEDLRVLVVFSPPEA from the coding sequence ATGAAGGCATTCCGGCTGGACGACCTCGAGGCGGAGCGCCGTGCGAACGACGGAGCGTACCTGCAGTTCGTGCGCGAGCGGAACATGTCGGTGGGCCTCTACGCGCTGGACGCGGGAGCGTCCGATCCGCAGCAGCCCCATCGCCAGGACGAGGTCTACGTGATCATGAGCGGTCGCGGCTCCGTCACCGTCGGCGACGAAACCCTGCAGGTCGGCAGGGGCTGCGTCGTCTACGTACCGGCGGGCGTGCCGCATCGTTTCCACCACATCACCGAGGATCTCCGGGTTCTGGTGGTCTTCTCTCCACCCGAGGCGTGA
- a CDS encoding phage holin family protein: MKTFLIKTLANAAALAVAVWLIPDIGLTGHDNADKAVTLLLVALIFGVVNFIVKPLVQLLSLPLLVLTLGLFTLVINALMLMLTSWIADKADLSFHVDGFWTAVLGGLVISIVSWATSMALDRD, encoded by the coding sequence ATGAAGACTTTCCTGATCAAGACCCTCGCCAACGCGGCGGCCCTCGCGGTCGCGGTCTGGCTGATCCCCGACATCGGGCTGACCGGTCACGACAACGCCGACAAGGCCGTCACACTGCTGCTGGTCGCGTTGATCTTCGGCGTCGTGAACTTCATCGTCAAGCCCCTCGTGCAACTCCTGTCGCTGCCGCTGCTGGTGCTCACCCTCGGGCTCTTCACGCTCGTGATCAACGCCTTGATGCTGATGCTCACCTCCTGGATCGCGGACAAAGCGGACTTGAGCTTCCATGTGGACGGATTCTGGACGGCGGTGCTCGGCGGACTGGTGATCAGCATCGTGTCGTGGGCGACGAGCATGGCCCTGGACCGGGACTGA
- a CDS encoding low molecular weight protein-tyrosine-phosphatase — translation MERMRTSERPLPAPFRVCFVCTGNICRSPMAEAVFRARVAEAGLDGEIEVDSAGTDGWHIGEAADPRAAAVLTGHGYELAHTARQFTPDWFAERDLVLGLDGGHVRRLLKIAPTPVDAEKVRLLLSFAPDLDLTDVEDPYYGGTRGFEEALDLIETAAEGLLQAVRDELTARP, via the coding sequence ATGGAGCGCATGCGAACGAGCGAACGCCCCCTCCCCGCGCCTTTCCGCGTCTGCTTCGTCTGCACCGGCAACATCTGCCGCTCGCCGATGGCCGAGGCCGTCTTCCGCGCCCGGGTCGCGGAAGCGGGGCTCGACGGCGAGATCGAGGTGGACAGCGCCGGCACCGACGGCTGGCACATCGGCGAAGCCGCCGACCCGCGCGCCGCCGCCGTGCTCACCGGGCACGGCTACGAGCTGGCGCACACCGCCCGGCAGTTCACGCCCGACTGGTTCGCCGAGCGCGACCTCGTCCTCGGCCTGGACGGCGGGCACGTCCGCAGGCTGCTCAAGATCGCGCCGACGCCCGTCGACGCCGAGAAGGTGCGGCTGCTGCTCTCCTTCGCGCCCGACCTCGACCTGACCGACGTCGAGGACCCGTACTACGGCGGCACCCGCGGCTTCGAAGAGGCTCTGGACCTGATCGAGACCGCCGCCGAGGGCCTGCTCCAGGCCGTACGCGACGAACTCACCGCCCGGCCGTGA
- a CDS encoding fructosamine kinase family protein, protein MSPPPAGAARGAGNAPRAVEARAAALAGAPVRTAIPVGGGDISAAHRLELADGRRVFAKTRAGAPADFFAAEAHGLRLLAETGTVPVPAVLGEEPGMILLEWVEPGPATAAQAERLGRDLAALHATPAAAFGTPWPAYIGSLPLPSPGPPGTPDPPGTADTPGPPDPAPEPPPEHTGHAPASPADWPAFYAGHRLLPFLRLATDNGALTPADTRAVERLCDVIDQVTGPPQPPAVIHGDLWSGNVQWSAGDRAYLIDPAAQGGHPEVDLAFLELFGCPQLGRLLAAYEEVRPLPGRRGRVPLYQLHHLLVHAALFGSGYGAQCGAAARAALEGAGR, encoded by the coding sequence GTGAGCCCCCCGCCGGCCGGCGCCGCGCGGGGCGCCGGGAACGCCCCCCGGGCCGTCGAGGCCCGCGCCGCCGCGCTCGCCGGCGCTCCCGTACGGACCGCGATCCCCGTCGGCGGCGGGGACATCTCCGCCGCGCACCGCCTCGAACTCGCCGACGGCCGCCGCGTCTTCGCCAAGACCCGCGCCGGCGCCCCCGCGGACTTCTTCGCCGCCGAAGCACACGGCCTGCGCCTCCTCGCGGAGACCGGCACCGTCCCCGTCCCCGCCGTGCTCGGCGAGGAGCCCGGGATGATCCTGCTGGAGTGGGTCGAGCCGGGCCCCGCGACCGCCGCGCAGGCCGAGCGGCTGGGCCGCGACCTCGCCGCGCTGCACGCCACCCCCGCCGCCGCCTTCGGCACCCCCTGGCCCGCCTACATCGGCTCGCTCCCGCTGCCGTCCCCGGGCCCACCGGGAACACCGGACCCGCCCGGCACCGCGGACACCCCCGGCCCTCCGGATCCGGCTCCGGAACCACCCCCTGAGCACACCGGACATGCGCCTGCCTCCCCCGCTGACTGGCCCGCCTTCTACGCCGGGCACCGGCTGCTTCCCTTTCTACGTCTCGCCACTGACAACGGCGCCCTCACACCCGCCGACACCCGCGCCGTCGAGCGCCTCTGCGACGTGATCGACCAGGTCACGGGCCCGCCGCAGCCGCCCGCCGTCATCCACGGCGACCTCTGGTCCGGCAACGTGCAGTGGTCGGCGGGCGACCGCGCGTACCTCATCGACCCCGCCGCGCAGGGCGGCCATCCCGAGGTCGACCTCGCGTTCCTGGAGCTCTTCGGCTGCCCGCAGCTCGGGCGGCTGCTCGCGGCGTACGAGGAGGTGCGCCCGCTGCCCGGCCGCCGCGGCCGGGTGCCGCTGTACCAACTCCACCATCTGCTCGTGCACGCAGCGCTGTTCGGCTCCGGCTACGGCGCGCAGTGCGGCGCCGCGGCGCGCGCGGCCCTGGAAGGAGCCGGCCGATGA
- a CDS encoding cystathionine gamma-lyase, whose product MTPDDTPHADPPPRHTAETPETPETPEAADSVAADATRVVRAGLPAPEPYEPALPGPVFAAHYHLPGDVTAAPYDYGRDANPTWTRLEAALAELESPGVPAEAVAFASGMAAITAVLMAVPGPPRDGGAPRGHVVLPSDGYNLVPGGLRALLQEHGTDVRTAPTAGDAQAELLDGARLLWLETPSNPGLDVCDIRRLAAAAHAAGALVAVDNTLPTPLGQRPLELGADLSVASGTKALTGHGDVLLGYAVTRDPALARRLRTWRKTAGAIPGPMEAWLAHRSLATLELRTGRQAANALAVAEALRATPGVRDVRHPGLPSDPAHALAARQMRAGRYGCVVAFTLPDRAAAERFLGAARLVDEATSFGGVRSTAERRGRWGGDAVPEGFVRFSAGVEDSADLVADLREALAYALGR is encoded by the coding sequence ATGACCCCGGACGACACCCCGCACGCGGACCCGCCCCCGCGGCACACCGCCGAAACACCCGAAACACCCGAAACACCCGAAGCGGCCGACTCGGTCGCAGCCGACGCCACCCGCGTCGTACGCGCCGGCCTCCCCGCCCCCGAGCCGTACGAACCCGCCCTCCCCGGCCCCGTCTTCGCCGCCCACTACCACCTCCCCGGCGACGTCACCGCCGCCCCCTACGACTACGGCCGCGACGCCAACCCCACCTGGACCCGCCTCGAAGCCGCCCTCGCCGAGCTGGAGTCGCCCGGCGTCCCCGCCGAGGCCGTGGCCTTCGCCTCCGGCATGGCCGCGATCACCGCCGTCCTCATGGCCGTCCCCGGACCGCCGCGGGACGGGGGCGCGCCCCGCGGCCACGTCGTCCTCCCCTCCGACGGCTACAACCTCGTCCCCGGCGGCCTCCGCGCCCTCCTCCAGGAGCACGGCACCGACGTCCGCACCGCCCCCACCGCCGGCGACGCCCAGGCCGAACTCCTCGACGGCGCCCGCCTCCTGTGGCTGGAGACCCCCTCCAACCCCGGCCTCGACGTCTGCGACATCCGCCGCCTCGCCGCCGCCGCGCACGCCGCGGGCGCGCTCGTCGCCGTCGACAACACCCTGCCGACCCCCCTCGGCCAGCGCCCCCTGGAGCTCGGCGCCGACCTCTCCGTCGCCAGCGGCACCAAGGCGCTCACCGGCCACGGCGACGTCCTCCTCGGCTACGCCGTCACCCGCGACCCCGCGCTCGCCCGCCGGCTGCGCACCTGGCGGAAGACCGCGGGCGCCATCCCCGGGCCGATGGAGGCGTGGCTCGCGCACCGTTCGCTGGCAACGCTGGAGTTGCGCACCGGGCGCCAGGCGGCGAACGCCCTCGCCGTGGCCGAAGCGCTGCGCGCGACGCCGGGGGTACGGGACGTGCGCCACCCCGGCCTGCCGTCCGACCCCGCGCACGCGCTCGCCGCGCGCCAGATGCGCGCCGGGCGGTACGGGTGCGTGGTGGCGTTCACGCTGCCGGACCGGGCGGCGGCGGAGCGGTTCCTGGGCGCGGCGCGGCTGGTCGACGAGGCGACGAGCTTCGGCGGCGTGCGCTCGACCGCGGAGCGGCGCGGGCGCTGGGGCGGGGACGCGGTGCCGGAGGGCTTCGTCAGGTTCTCCGCGGGCGTCGAGGACAGCGCGGACCTCGTCGCTGACCTGCGCGAAGCGCTCGCGTACGCGCTCGGCCGCTGA
- a CDS encoding WGxxGxxG family protein produces the protein MRKIAAALGAAGVVALAPLTGASAQPAATPAGNPQTTVQQEQGPRGPKGDSASNWGLLGLAGLLGLAGLAKKSGTSQRRGDVSDRAAQTTGTRREYGMEHDTHGHARGHGKDAGQMDKSGEEMRGGEHPKHGDKHGRHGDKHGRHGDKHGRHGDKRGMSGDTSGTSASSGMQGGKSGASGGTSRTSPSPDPGRTTHSDITGGTAHESKPGTDQSGTTHRVFGKDEPAPGDDDKRR, from the coding sequence ATGCGTAAGATCGCCGCAGCACTGGGAGCGGCCGGGGTCGTCGCCCTGGCTCCCCTGACCGGCGCGAGCGCGCAGCCCGCCGCCACCCCGGCGGGCAACCCCCAGACCACGGTCCAGCAGGAGCAGGGTCCGCGCGGCCCGAAGGGCGACAGCGCGAGCAACTGGGGCCTGCTGGGTCTGGCCGGCCTGCTCGGCCTCGCCGGTCTCGCGAAGAAGTCCGGCACGAGCCAGCGCCGCGGCGACGTCTCCGACCGCGCCGCCCAGACGACGGGCACGCGCCGCGAGTACGGCATGGAGCACGACACCCACGGGCACGCCCGCGGCCACGGCAAGGACGCCGGCCAGATGGACAAGTCCGGCGAGGAGATGCGCGGCGGCGAGCACCCCAAACACGGGGACAAGCACGGCAGGCACGGGGACAAGCACGGCAGGCACGGCGACAAGCACGGCAGGCACGGCGACAAGCGCGGCATGTCCGGCGACACGTCCGGCACTTCGGCTTCGTCCGGCATGCAGGGCGGCAAGTCCGGCGCGTCCGGCGGCACGTCCCGTACGTCCCCCTCGCCCGACCCCGGCCGCACCACGCACAGCGACATCACCGGCGGCACCGCGCACGAGAGCAAACCCGGCACCGACCAGAGCGGCACCACGCACCGGGTCTTCGGCAAGGACGAGCCGGCCCCCGGCGACGACGACAAGCGGCGGTGA
- a CDS encoding NUDIX domain-containing protein, producing the protein MTVSHRPVVKRTARAVLLDGDEMLLIKRTKPGREPYWITPGGGVEPADASVVAALHREVDEELGARVTGVVPVFVDTVPEDGRGVKVQHFFACRLASMDPARRHGPEVDEPCGEYETVRIPFTREGVDSVDVVPPSLRAYLRTNIEGVLAVLADDFG; encoded by the coding sequence ATGACCGTGTCCCACCGGCCGGTGGTCAAGCGCACCGCCCGCGCCGTCCTCCTGGACGGCGACGAGATGCTGCTCATCAAGCGCACCAAGCCGGGCCGCGAGCCCTACTGGATCACTCCCGGCGGCGGCGTCGAGCCCGCGGACGCCTCCGTCGTCGCCGCGCTGCACCGCGAGGTCGACGAGGAGCTGGGCGCCCGCGTCACCGGAGTCGTCCCCGTCTTCGTCGACACCGTCCCGGAGGACGGGCGCGGGGTGAAGGTCCAGCACTTCTTCGCCTGCCGGCTGGCGTCCATGGATCCGGCCCGGCGCCACGGCCCCGAAGTCGACGAGCCCTGCGGCGAGTACGAGACGGTGCGCATCCCCTTCACCCGCGAAGGCGTCGACTCCGTCGACGTCGTTCCGCCCAGCCTGCGCGCCTATCTGCGCACGAACATCGAGGGCGTCCTCGCCGTCCTCGCCGACGACTTCGGCTAG